The Calonectris borealis chromosome 6, bCalBor7.hap1.2, whole genome shotgun sequence genome contains the following window.
TTCATTGTCCGGCCAGCGGCATGGCGAGGTTTATCGGCACACAAACCCGGTGGGGAATGTTAAGCGGGTTAGGTGGCAGCAGCGCTGTGGAAGGTGGTCACCCTCCGGGGATTAGAGGTCAGAACAATCGTCGTCCCTGTGACCAGGCGGGGGCACAAAGAGCCATTGTGCCGCGAGTACAAAATCTCTGCTTATTACCACGGGGCTGACATGCTGAAAGGCCCGCTCTCCTTGCCAGCACAAAAGCTTCCTTGCTTCAGATTGTTTGTCTATGTAAATTAAAATGGTGCATTTAATTATGCAACGGGACGAGCCTCAGCAACAAGCGAGGTGCTGATTGGATCACCCCGTGGCCAGAGCCCGCCGGCGAGCCCGCGGCACATCTGATGGTGCGAGCGCGGAGCCCGCTCTGCTGCAGCGCCCGCGGGAGAGGAGACGCGCGTTGACCGTCTGAGCAGGGGAACAAAATCCCCGGGGGAAAGGGGCGAGGGGTAGcgctccccaccccggggtgcaggAGCGGGGCCCCCGGAGGTGCACGGCCCCGGTCGCTGGGCACGGCCCGGCCCTAAGCATGACAGAAGAAGTGCCAGCGGCATCCGGCATGCCCGAGTGCAACGGGAGCGTACCCCCGGAGAAGGGCCCGCTCCAGGTCATTGGTGTCATCGACGAAATAGCGAAATCCGTCGGGACGGTTCCTTTTGCGAATGCAGAAATGAGCCCTGACGCTTCACctgcaaaagaaaatcaggaggaAAATAGAAATTCGTTGGCAGAGGACATAGTATGTGGGGATTTTGATGGAGAGAAGCAATACAAAGGTAAAGTACAAGGCTGCCTTTCTTTAagtgtttggaaagaaaagctctgttttATGTATAGCCTTATGAATAACGGGAGGTACTATGTGTTTAGTCAAAATTCCTAACCTATGCTGGTTGTAACAATGGCTCAGTAATTCAGAGTTTAGGGACAAATTTAAGCTAGCAGTTACACAGGATGCAATGAAAAGTATGTGACTAAAGAAACCAGCAATTTTTTGATCTGCTCTGAAAATCTGCTGCCAATCTGCAACCGTTAAAACCTAATTATTGTCACTAACTGCTCCATTAGTCCATTTCTTGTGCTTTGTATTTcctaaagaaaagcaagaggaaagcGATGGGACGCTACAGCAGGGATCGGCTGATATCCAGGACACGGGGACCGATGGCCAGGAATCGGAGGAAGGTAATGGAAAATGCTGTGTGACGTGAGGTTTTCCCGAAGCATAGCAATGAGTAGCCTTCAAAGACAATGACATACaggtggttatttttttttttttaatgcggtCAGATGTTTATATTCTGGAGAGCAGTGACTCATTTCTCATCAGTAGAGTTGCTGCACCTTAGAGAACACAGCTGGTATCTCTCTTCCTAAGGTTTGCGCGTATCTCCATTACCACGGGCTATCGAAGCACCTTGGGGTCTTCGACCAGGAGATCTTCAACAGCCCTGTGAGGCGGGGAGATGCTTTATCTTCTGCTCTATGCAGGGGAGCTCAGAGGATAACCTCGGGAGGCTGTCAGTCAAAAATGTGCAGCCTCAAACCCCAAACTCTTTTCCTGCCTGATTCACCCCTGGTGCCCAAGTATCTAGCAGAAAACTGTCTGCTCCCCTAAACGTCTGCTCCTGGGTCTCTACTCATTCCTAGGTGAAAATGGTAAAAATCAGTTGGAGCCAAGGCTGGACCTCGCACCTGCCTCCTGCGGTGAGAAGGGCTGCAGGGGGGTGCTCGCTGCCCATCCCCGGCAGCAAGTTAAAATGTATTGAATATATATACCCCTAGTTGAACATATTTAATTATACTATGCAAAATGCAGCCCCTCCTCCAAAAAGGAGGAGTATTTTATCGAGTACTGTTAAAGGAGAAAAGCTATGTCTCTCTATGGGTGGGCTTTCAGCATTGCTGCCCTTCCGTGTTTCCCACTCCGAGGCTCTTGCCCAGCTCGTCGGTTTTGGCAACCACAGGACCAGGGTCCGCGGGGCTGTGGGCTGCTAACGACTCCCCTGcggctctgccccagctccctgGCACCCGGCCGTGCCGGATCCCTCTTGTCATTTGCACATCCACCTGGCCGCAATAAGTTGGTATTTTCTATATGTCAGCTGCGAGATAAATATGAAACCCCTCCTCAGAGAAGAGCAGATTAACAACCCAGAGTAGCTGTCGCGGTGCTGGCAAAGCCAGCATCATTGAATGTAGCTCTAAAAGATGTATGGGCCATGCCTTGTAAACAGAAACTTTTCTTTGATTacgaaaaggaaaaaatatatgaaCATTTGTCATGggcaaaataatatttcataGCAGCTGCAAAGGTTTTGAGGAGGTGAATCGTGATGGAGGCTTTCCCACTTAGAGCTGACATCCATATTCCAGCTGTGTTGCTTTATAAGTGCACAATAAAAGCTATTAAACGATCTTGCACAGCCCCCCcgcactcccccccaccccagccacaAGCACTTTATCTCTAAATAGCAGGCAGCTTTTTAGTACCTAACCAATTTAGTCTAATTAATACTCAGGACCCCACAGGCAAAATGTTGAATAGACCATTTGTTGGGACACTAAAGCATCATTTACCGCAGAGGCGTGCCGAACAGGACAAACGGGAGATAGCCATCTCAGCCTGGTCGGCCACCTCCGAGGCGGGGACGCGTCCCAGGAGGGCGGTGCCGGGGTCCCGCTGGTGGCCGGCACGGCTGGGCGCTGCGGGCAGAacggctccctcccgccccgtCCCTTCCCTTCTGGCCCGCAGGGCGGGCAGAGCCGAGCCGCGGGGAGACGGGACCCTCTGGTCCCATGGTGGGGTCTGCCCCGCGCGGAGGGGGCAGCAACTCCCGAAGGGGCGGTTTGGatgcctgagcccagcacccGCCCGAGGCGATGACCAGAGGGCTTGGGAAAGGCTCCGGCAGGGCCCCGCAGCGCGGCGTGCGCCGGCCGTGGGTCCGCGCGGGCGGGGCAGCGCTGGTGCCTGCGGGGGGGCAGCGCTGGTGCCTGCGGGGAGCCCTGGGGCGCGGGGGGTGCTGTGCTGCCCCGCCCCCGCGAGGCTCGGCCGCTGGCGTCTGCATCGCCTCTCCTTTAAAaggagggcagcggggagggctcCGGGCGCAGGGTGGTACCGGAGAGGCGGGCGTTAGGAAACGCAAGGGCAGGTGGCCTTAAGCAGCGAGTTTGGGAATGTGCGAGGCCCTCGTAGAGCACGTGCAGGCATCCGCGGTGGTGGGGGCTCGGCCTGGAGACGTGGGCGCTCCTCACCGCAGTCTCGAGGATGGTGCTTTGGTGGCAGGGGCTGGTGCGTCACCAAGAGCCATGCTCCATCCAGAGCACGTACGACAGGGGCACGAAGGCGGTGCTGAGCCCCTCCTCACCCGCACTCCCTCTGTGTTGCTGCAGGGCCGGGCAGCGAGGGGACGCCTGCGGGCAGCGGGGAGCCAGAGCTGGGGACGGCGGCCAgccccggcggggaggcggcggagACCCTTGCAGCCAGCGCCGACGGGAGAGGGAATgcagccgaggaggaggaggaggaggaggaggaagaggaggaggaggaggaggatactGAAGAGGATGAAGTTCAGGTGATCGAAATCAAGGAGAACAGCGAGGCATCCCGTCTAAAGCAGCAAGACAGGGGCAAGGAGGCATCTCCCCCAACCAGCCCCGGCTGCAACTCCCAGGTGGAGAAACCGgaggagcagcccagcctggggaaaaaaaatgatatcTCCAGACACAGCTATTCCAGATACAACACAATCTCCTACCGGAGGATTAGAAAAGGAAACACCAAACAGCGAATCGATGAATTTGAATCCATGATGCACTTATAAACTGAGGTGGAGAATTGCTTAACGAGCCGAGCGttcactctggttttgtttttcttttttgtttcccccaAGACATGTCTCTTCACACAATGTGAGGttactgcttttttcctttttgtatatgATTTCATAATTCACTGTGAAAATTTAACATCTTCGCTTTGACAGCGGGCAGAGACATCCATAgtgcaggaaaataaataatcagTTTGCTAAATATAATACCATTTGATTTAAAGTTTATCCTCTTATTTTCTATCTGACTTTTGTAATCATATTCAAACAATAGGATGTCTTGAACTGGCTGGGGCTTCTCTAGCTGCCGACACACACGTGACCCATGCCGTCAGCCGTGCTGGTAATGAGTTGGcagtgcagcagccccagcagcactggCCAGGGCAGCGTGAATAATAAAAGAGACGACTGTTTGCAACCGCAGCGCGCACTGTTTTGCTGTCCATCTGTGCTGGCGTCTCACGGTGTACTGCTAGTGACTGTCCATTTCCACCTTGTgctggtgggatggagggataTTTGCATTCGTGGGTAGGTGCTGATGTGCAGGAATTAAAAAAGATGGGAAGGCATCAAGGCCCCTGTTTCCCCACTGCCATCCCTAACACCTCCCATGGGGAGCTGGATTCCTTATGGAGCACTGTAGTCAGCACCAGATAGGATCGGTACCATCCGCTGGCCCCTGCCCGCTGGGGTGAGAGGTGTCAGCGTGGATGTCTTTAGACTCGACGTCACCTGCCTGCCGCAGCCTGCCCCGCGGGTACTGCCGGGCTCATGCAGCGCTGCCTTCCAGCCCGCCTGTTCTGGGCGGTAGCGTGAAACCACGGGTGCAGCCAGCCCAAACCGCTGCCGACGTCAAAGCAGCTCCTCTTCCCCACCgccttccccccctcccaccccaccgcTGGAGACCCCCGCCCGGGCAGCGCCGAGGGTGGTGGCCGGCCGCGGTGCCCGACCCTGCCCGCCCGGGCAGAGGAGCCCTCGGGGAGGTGGTACCGGTGGCTGGTGCCGTCCACCGCGGCACAGCTGGGGTCTGGGCTGGCCGGGAGGGCAGCGGCTTACACGCTGTGCGTGCGGTGCATGGCATGTGCCTGGGCGGGCTGCGGCGTTCACCTGGCAAAACCGGCCGCTACCAGAAACCTGTATTTTCTGAATGCCACCAGTTTAGACCGTCTTATGTCTTCTCGATTTTCACGCTAGGGTTAGATgcaaaattttaaagatttttttgtcaGAGCCAGGCAAGTTTTatgcataatttgtttttttgtcatctgaacataatctttctccatttttaaaaacctttgtgTAACTACAGTATCATTGATGCAGtctttttttaactattttacAGACAGATTTCTCTTGCGTTGGGACTAAGCTTTGCAGATGTCATCCCAGAAAGCATCTGGGAAAGTTGAGAGCAGCTGACAAAGGGAGAGGAGGCAAGAACGAAGTTAGACTCTGACTTGAGCTGCAGCGGCCTCCTTCAGCCGTAAGTGCTTTTTTAAGGATTAGTTTTACATCTCCAGCAGACTCAGTATCGTTTTGACTTTTCTTGTTCTACATAAAGGCAATTATTTATTGGCAACGTGAAAATAATAAATGGCAGTTCTGTATTGTACAAACCAGACACAGCCCTCATTGTGCTATTCAGACTTGTTTATTCGCTCTTTGGTTTGTGGAAGTTCAGAGGTTTGCTTGTATGAATTTATACTGCGGGTTTGTTTGCCTGCTGACAGCTGCCCCCCGTCGCTCCTCTCGCAGCGGTTCCTGTAAGAGCAGCACATTTCTCTTAAAGATGTGGCCATTGCCTGGGCTTTCGGCGACTTGCTGAGGTTGTGGGCGGCAAAGCGCTGCTCCAAGCTGGCCAGCCTCAGCTTCGGCATCTGCACGCCCGCCGCGGTGGGGCTGGTGACCACCGCCTCCTCGCCACGCCATCCGGCCCGATTTGCACTTCAGAATGTcaataacaaatttgttttactgcaattaaaaaaaatgcaatagggaagaaaacaacaaaaccccaaagcaaaataaaaatcagagctAGAGTAAGCAACTTTGCGCATTGCTGAGAAGCTGGAGTTTTTAAGGCATTACATTGCGGTAAGGCCAGGGGCTGGCGGGCAGTATCTGCCCGCGCCCATCGGGGTCAACAGGACATGTGGGTGCTCGCGCCCGGCTCTGGAAAAGCTGCTGAGGCTGGACAGGCAGGATGCGAACGCCCGGCTCATGCTGATGACGCAGCTGGCTTTCAGCAGCGTGAGACGCCAGGAAAAGCCGTCCGTACCGCAGCAAAAGGCATGGGCTGCTGCAGCAGGTAGTCTTTGAAGAGGGTGGAGGGATCAGCACTTGGGCTGAGCGAGGGAAAGCCCCAGAACAGCGCAGACACCCGATGGGATGCAAAGCCAGAGTTCAAATACATCCCCATGCTCTCCCGGGGTGAGGAGAGTGGtagcaggagaggcagcagcgTTTCGTGGCCCCACTGTTTGCTGTCACGATTCCCATCTGCTCCGGGGAATCGTCTGGCCGAGCCCCCAGCGCCCAGGCGTGAGGATCAACCCTTTTGCTGGCCAGCCGGACACCCTCCTGCTCTCTCACATGCCAGGCGGGCTGGCCGGGGCCCGTGCTGGCTTTAgcaaaaggcagattttttttctccttttatacgTCTGTCTGTAACAGTTTTTAACATTTGGCTTATACGCTAGGTGACAGTTAAAATATGGTTTCCAGACTTTTTGGGCAAGTGCGGGGATGAGCTGCTTGGTGTACTGCCTGTGGGCTCCGGCTCCAGTTAAGTGTCTCGCCGAGACTTGCAAGAAACGTGGACTAGTTTTTTACCTTCCTTGGAAAGCAGTGTTTGATCAGCTGAGAACTGCAACTCCCTCTCTTGCTTTCCTTGgtagctggaaaaataaaattagaagtcCTGGGATGCTCTAGGGGCCCCAGGGCCTTTCCTGCAAACACATCACCCCTTGCCTAACCCTCAGGGTGGGTGGG
Protein-coding sequences here:
- the ERMN gene encoding ermin produces the protein MTEEVPAASGMPECNGSVPPEKGPLQVIGVIDEIAKSVGTVPFANAEMSPDASPAKENQEENRNSLAEDIVCGDFDGEKQYKEKQEESDGTLQQGSADIQDTGTDGQESEEGPGSEGTPAGSGEPELGTAASPGGEAAETLAASADGRGNAAEEEEEEEEEEEEEEEDTEEDEVQVIEIKENSEASRLKQQDRGKEASPPTSPGCNSQVEKPEEQPSLGKKNDISRHSYSRYNTISYRRIRKGNTKQRIDEFESMMHL